The Streptomyces clavuligerus genome includes a region encoding these proteins:
- the epsC gene encoding serine O-acetyltransferase EpsC: MGARGLYRTAMADLDMIRERDPSILSRTEALLHPAVVAIWGYRVAHRTHLRGLRRTARLMSTVARVVSGGIEIHPGARIGRRFLIDHGTGVVIGETAVIGDDVTIFHQVTLGSVGWWHDQGRPEGTRRHPEVGDRVVIGANATLLGAITVGPDAVIGAQALVIRDVASGARVLAPIAEPRPRRTHRTQNHRRRAPVAADRARRDHDNTSVTFPTW, from the coding sequence ATGGGCGCCCGCGGGCTGTACCGCACGGCGATGGCCGACCTGGACATGATCCGGGAGCGCGACCCGTCGATCCTCTCGCGCACCGAGGCGCTGCTGCACCCGGCGGTGGTGGCGATCTGGGGCTACCGGGTGGCGCACCGGACGCATCTGCGCGGTCTGCGCCGGACGGCCCGGCTGATGTCCACCGTGGCCAGAGTGGTCTCGGGCGGGATCGAGATCCACCCCGGCGCCCGGATAGGCCGCCGGTTCCTCATCGACCACGGCACCGGTGTGGTGATCGGGGAGACCGCGGTCATCGGCGACGACGTCACCATCTTCCACCAGGTGACGCTGGGCTCGGTCGGCTGGTGGCACGACCAGGGCCGGCCCGAGGGGACACGCAGGCACCCCGAGGTGGGCGACCGGGTGGTGATCGGCGCCAACGCCACCCTGCTGGGTGCGATCACCGTCGGCCCGGACGCGGTGATCGGCGCGCAGGCGCTGGTCATCCGGGACGTGGCCAGTGGCGCGAGAGTCCTGGCGCCCATCGCCGAACCCCGGCCCCGCCGCACCCACCGGACCCAGAACCACCGGCGTCGTGCGCCCGTCGCGGCCGACAGGGCACGCCGGGACCACGACAACACCTCCGTCACCTTTCCCACCTGGTGA
- the cysK gene encoding cysteine synthase A codes for MLTSTKRPPAASLEHLIGGTPMVRLDLGAADSTTTVYAKLEMANPLSSVKDRVALQMIEAAEERGLLRRGEGTVVEATSGNTGISLAALCAARGYRCVIVLPDNATSERVQLLRAFGAEIVRTPHEQGYVAAIEKAEQIHRERPGSWFACQHENPDNTRAHYATTGPEIWRDTDGTVDVLVCGVGTGGTLSGTARYLKEQNPAVRVVAVEPERSPVLSQGWGGLHRIPGLNGGFVAPTTDADVIDEVLTVSDDDAFAAARGLARTAGLLVGVSSGAAAHACRTLVARPDHAGKTLVTLFPDTGERYLSWLQEADDDKSEK; via the coding sequence GTGCTGACGTCGACCAAGCGGCCACCGGCCGCCTCCCTGGAGCACCTGATCGGCGGCACCCCGATGGTCCGGCTGGATCTCGGCGCCGCGGACAGCACCACCACCGTCTACGCCAAGCTGGAGATGGCGAACCCGCTGTCCAGCGTCAAGGACCGCGTCGCCCTCCAGATGATCGAGGCCGCCGAGGAACGCGGACTGCTGCGCCGGGGCGAGGGCACCGTCGTGGAGGCGACCTCCGGCAACACCGGCATCTCGCTGGCCGCGCTGTGCGCGGCCCGGGGCTACCGGTGTGTGATCGTACTGCCGGACAACGCGACCAGCGAACGGGTCCAGCTCCTGCGCGCGTTCGGCGCGGAGATCGTCAGGACCCCGCACGAGCAGGGGTATGTGGCCGCGATCGAGAAGGCCGAGCAGATCCACCGCGAGCGGCCCGGCTCCTGGTTCGCCTGCCAGCACGAGAACCCCGACAACACCCGGGCGCACTACGCCACCACGGGACCGGAGATCTGGCGCGACACCGACGGAACCGTCGATGTGCTGGTCTGCGGCGTCGGCACCGGCGGAACCCTGTCCGGCACCGCCCGCTACCTCAAGGAGCAGAACCCCGCGGTCCGGGTGGTGGCGGTTGAGCCGGAGCGCTCACCGGTGCTCAGCCAGGGCTGGGGCGGGCTCCACCGCATTCCCGGCCTCAACGGCGGCTTCGTCGCACCGACCACCGACGCCGACGTGATAGACGAGGTGCTCACCGTCTCCGACGACGACGCCTTCGCCGCCGCCCGGGGACTCGCACGCACCGCCGGCCTGCTGGTCGGCGTCTCCTCCGGGGCTGCCGCGCACGCCTGCCGGACACTCGTGGCGCGACCGGACCACGCTGGGAAGACGCTGGTGACGCTGTTCCCGGACACCGGAGAGCGCTATCTGTCCTGGTTGCAGGAAGCCGACGACGACAAGAGCGAGAAGTGA
- a CDS encoding questin oxidase family protein, translating into MTDLPVVDRLLNDRTHYIEFNSDPGLTGPAFPADRLLPSARHLSNHAKHAVIALAGLGAPPDTIEAYYRTYTSLTPYGYALEPARVSRQAVSEENWEQFVGARLHFADYCDFFDRREREIGLDELLRRYVPRLLPGWAGAFTHATIHLGWALDAGNRWMAIEGLAYLAFSYVSCHPERAAPLLDDPFGDERAVDSLLRVAGAWEDDHETLRQWAETLVADTSPDATAGIHPALAGLQYRIARVLGEGHPLIHRTPAWTDGRDDSEIWEQLYYAVTLVYLATPGDFVALHLITSLHAMEEITARLPDDQRRHAVTCYWTGILGILFSRAEFPSRTNLAELHARFEKSFDSAMDTAKDEEWERNAARAIGQVEEHNPKLVYVLRRVWKRSRRRSVYRVAAGHFTPTPEALRAA; encoded by the coding sequence ATGACTGATCTCCCCGTGGTCGACCGGTTGCTGAACGACCGGACCCACTACATCGAGTTCAACAGCGACCCCGGCCTGACCGGTCCGGCGTTCCCCGCCGACAGGCTGCTGCCGTCCGCCAGGCACCTCAGCAACCACGCCAAACACGCGGTCATCGCCCTGGCGGGTCTCGGCGCACCGCCGGACACGATCGAGGCGTACTACCGCACCTACACCTCGCTCACGCCCTACGGCTACGCCCTGGAACCGGCGAGGGTCTCGCGGCAGGCCGTCTCCGAGGAGAACTGGGAGCAGTTCGTCGGCGCCCGCCTCCACTTCGCGGACTACTGCGACTTCTTCGACCGGCGAGAGCGGGAGATCGGCCTCGACGAGCTGCTGCGACGCTATGTGCCGAGGCTGCTGCCCGGCTGGGCCGGTGCCTTCACCCACGCCACCATCCACCTGGGCTGGGCATTGGACGCGGGAAACCGCTGGATGGCCATCGAGGGCCTCGCCTACCTGGCTTTCTCCTATGTCTCGTGCCACCCGGAGCGGGCGGCCCCGCTGCTCGACGACCCCTTCGGGGACGAGCGCGCGGTGGACTCGCTGCTGCGCGTCGCGGGCGCGTGGGAGGACGATCACGAGACGCTTCGGCAGTGGGCCGAAACGCTGGTGGCCGACACGAGCCCCGACGCGACCGCGGGCATACATCCCGCCCTCGCGGGGCTCCAGTACCGGATCGCCCGAGTACTCGGCGAGGGACACCCGTTGATCCACCGGACGCCCGCCTGGACCGATGGGCGGGACGACTCCGAGATCTGGGAGCAGTTGTACTACGCCGTCACCCTGGTGTATCTGGCGACGCCCGGAGACTTCGTCGCCCTCCATCTGATCACCTCGCTCCACGCGATGGAGGAGATCACCGCCCGTCTGCCCGACGACCAGCGTCGACACGCCGTCACCTGCTACTGGACGGGAATCCTGGGCATCCTCTTCTCCCGCGCCGAGTTTCCGAGCAGGACGAACCTGGCTGAGCTGCACGCACGTTTCGAGAAATCCTTCGACAGCGCCATGGACACGGCGAAGGACGAAGAGTGGGAACGGAATGCCGCCCGGGCGATCGGCCAGGTCGAGGAGCACAACCCCAAACTGGTCTATGTGCTCCGACGGGTCTGGAAGAGGAGCCGCCGCCGCTCCGTCTACCGTGTTGCGGCCGGTCACTTCACTCCGACACCCGAGGCGCTCAGGGCGGCGTGA
- a CDS encoding peptidase inhibitor family I36 protein yields MMCKRAARSRAVAALSMLAAGVLTAMAAAPPAVAMSGPGGRVALVAPMSERSGMKDCVAGKFCFWEDRDFWGWRLSTTGSVSYVGDFMNDKMTSFYNNTNYWVNVYRDANYVDCLFSTWPKGRSEGLPDEYNDKASSLLLMTDSSGMC; encoded by the coding sequence ATGATGTGCAAGAGGGCTGCTCGAAGCAGGGCGGTCGCCGCTCTGTCGATGCTCGCCGCCGGTGTGCTGACCGCGATGGCCGCCGCGCCCCCGGCGGTGGCGATGTCGGGTCCGGGGGGCCGGGTGGCGCTGGTGGCGCCGATGTCGGAGAGATCGGGGATGAAGGACTGCGTCGCGGGCAAGTTCTGCTTCTGGGAGGACCGGGACTTCTGGGGCTGGCGGTTGTCGACGACCGGCAGTGTGTCCTATGTCGGTGACTTCATGAACGACAAGATGACGTCGTTCTACAACAACACCAACTATTGGGTCAATGTGTACCGCGACGCGAACTACGTCGACTGCCTCTTCTCGACCTGGCCCAAGGGTCGGTCGGAGGGGCTGCCGGACGAATACAACGACAAGGCGAGTTCACTGCTGCTCATGACGGACTCGTCGGGGATGTGCTGA
- a CDS encoding DUF1214 domain-containing protein: MGDVQESVVRARAFQAVVWGMPAVNYRLMYDAAVGAGMGGENQILWWPGLMDWRNQSLTPNPDVIYLMPFFTTENGPVVLEIPPADDTHKINGSVMNYWQAAIEDVGPAGLDAGAGAKYLILPPGYTDPVPLGYTLLQSDTYRGYALLRSIPAGQSDSEIADAVAYAEKIALYPYTPDGVTGTTVRVDGLDRPYDAAIRYDASFFETLNTVVQAEPWLERDRSMIDQLASLGISRGQTYAPDRATLDALTAGIGDAKTWLDERYQALFEAPYWPGTHWTMPAMPDLITSTANGFSVPGAYPVDDRGLAYTFAFFSSRHLGKGQSYLMAIADQSGQGLDGTKNYRLTVPGNVPVAQYWSLTVYDATTHTFVQNSPRLSYSSLAEPDADPAAPVDLYIGPDAPAGVPETHWIPTLGTASFEVMFRLYGPQQAYTDKTWVLDDLQRL, translated from the coding sequence ATGGGCGACGTCCAGGAGTCGGTGGTGCGGGCGCGGGCGTTTCAGGCGGTGGTGTGGGGGATGCCGGCGGTGAACTACCGGCTGATGTACGACGCCGCCGTCGGAGCGGGGATGGGCGGGGAGAACCAGATCCTGTGGTGGCCGGGGCTGATGGACTGGCGGAACCAGAGCCTGACCCCCAACCCCGACGTGATCTATCTGATGCCGTTCTTCACCACCGAGAACGGACCGGTGGTGCTGGAGATCCCGCCCGCCGACGACACCCACAAGATCAACGGCAGTGTCATGAACTACTGGCAGGCCGCGATCGAGGACGTCGGCCCCGCCGGACTCGACGCCGGAGCAGGCGCCAAGTACCTCATCCTCCCGCCCGGGTACACCGACCCCGTACCCCTCGGTTACACCCTGCTCCAGAGCGACACCTACCGGGGCTACGCGCTCCTTCGCTCCATCCCGGCAGGCCAGAGCGACAGCGAGATCGCTGACGCCGTCGCGTACGCCGAGAAGATCGCCCTGTACCCGTACACCCCGGACGGTGTCACCGGGACGACGGTCCGGGTGGATGGGCTCGACAGACCCTATGACGCGGCGATCCGCTACGACGCGTCGTTCTTCGAGACCCTCAACACCGTGGTGCAGGCCGAGCCCTGGCTGGAACGGGACCGTTCCATGATCGACCAGCTCGCGTCCCTCGGCATCAGCCGGGGCCAGACCTACGCCCCCGACCGGGCGACCCTGGACGCCCTCACCGCCGGGATCGGCGACGCGAAAACCTGGCTGGACGAGCGCTACCAGGCTCTCTTCGAGGCCCCGTACTGGCCCGGCACGCACTGGACCATGCCCGCCATGCCCGACTTGATCACCTCCACGGCGAACGGATTCAGTGTCCCCGGCGCGTACCCGGTCGACGACCGCGGCCTGGCCTACACCTTCGCCTTCTTCTCCTCCCGCCACCTCGGCAAGGGCCAGTCCTATCTGATGGCCATCGCCGACCAGAGCGGTCAGGGCTTGGACGGCACCAAGAACTACCGGCTCACCGTCCCCGGGAACGTTCCCGTCGCCCAGTACTGGTCACTCACCGTCTACGACGCCACCACCCACACCTTCGTCCAGAACTCCCCCCGGCTCAGCTACTCCTCCCTCGCCGAACCGGACGCCGACCCGGCCGCCCCGGTCGACCTGTACATCGGCCCCGACGCCCCGGCCGGTGTACCCGAGACCCACTGGATCCCCACCCTCGGCACCGCCTCGTTCGAGGTCATGTTCCGCCTCTACGGTCCCCAGCAGGCGTACACCGACAAGACCTGGGTCCTCGACGACCTCCAGCGCCTGTGA
- a CDS encoding DUF1214 domain-containing protein, with protein MDGPAFFTRLKTLLTATPPSPPDAVTTGQNTIATWTQPPTTNGWNLTTTDIGTYGTDYGQRAYIALTALGANLPNDALYPSTAASADAGPHTLAFPADQLPPVNAFWSLTAYDEQGFLITNTPGVYSIGHRTPTPVPNADGSLTLHIQYEKPADSVPTANWLPINSTGTFTLMLRLYAPQADQIIPTAIWTPPPLTPATGTSRTGAPGTTAATGPGADGAQSVSP; from the coding sequence ATGGACGGCCCCGCCTTCTTCACCCGTCTCAAGACCCTCCTCACCGCCACCCCGCCCAGCCCCCCGGACGCCGTCACCACCGGCCAGAACACCATCGCCACCTGGACCCAGCCCCCCACGACCAACGGCTGGAACCTCACCACCACCGACATCGGCACCTACGGCACCGACTACGGCCAACGCGCCTACATCGCCCTCACCGCCCTCGGCGCCAACCTCCCGAACGACGCCCTCTACCCCTCCACGGCCGCATCGGCGGACGCCGGCCCCCACACCCTCGCCTTCCCCGCCGACCAGCTCCCGCCCGTCAACGCCTTCTGGTCCCTCACCGCCTACGACGAACAGGGCTTCCTCATCACCAACACCCCCGGCGTCTACTCCATCGGCCACCGCACCCCCACACCCGTCCCGAACGCCGACGGCTCCCTCACGCTCCACATCCAGTACGAGAAGCCCGCGGACTCCGTACCCACCGCCAACTGGCTGCCCATCAACAGCACCGGAACCTTCACCCTGATGCTGCGCCTCTACGCACCGCAGGCGGACCAGATCATCCCGACGGCCATCTGGACACCCCCGCCTCTCACCCCGGCCACCGGCACAAGCCGCACCGGTGCGCCGGGAACGACTGCGGCCACCGGTCCCGGAGCGGACGGGGCTCAGTCGGTGAGTCCGTAG
- a CDS encoding oxidoreductase: MDLNLASKTAVVTGAGRGIGLATVRALTAEGVRVVGAARTITPELQETGAHTVSADLSTPEGVATLISGALDTLGGIDLLVNNVGGGDGLAPVGFLDSDDAHWTGILDLNLLSAVRATRAALPSLIERRGSIVNVSSISAREPTDGLVAYSAAKAALTSLGKALAREFGPQGVRVNTVSPGAVNTFIWASPDALGGAVAAQSGLDHATFFQRLPQDFGIATGRITEPEEVAALIVFLLSDAAGNLTGADHLIDGGALTAL; the protein is encoded by the coding sequence GTGGATCTCAACCTCGCCTCGAAGACAGCGGTCGTCACAGGTGCCGGCCGGGGCATCGGACTCGCCACCGTCCGGGCCCTGACCGCCGAAGGCGTCCGCGTCGTCGGTGCCGCCCGCACCATCACCCCCGAACTCCAGGAGACCGGCGCGCACACCGTGTCGGCCGACCTGAGCACCCCCGAAGGCGTCGCCACCCTGATCAGCGGCGCCCTCGACACACTGGGCGGCATCGATCTTCTGGTGAACAACGTCGGCGGCGGGGACGGCCTGGCGCCCGTCGGCTTCCTGGACAGCGACGACGCCCACTGGACCGGCATCCTCGACCTCAACCTGCTGAGCGCCGTCCGCGCCACCCGCGCCGCGCTGCCCAGCCTGATCGAACGCCGCGGGTCGATCGTCAACGTCTCGTCCATCAGCGCCCGGGAGCCCACCGACGGCCTGGTCGCCTACAGCGCGGCCAAGGCGGCCCTCACCTCGCTGGGGAAGGCCCTGGCCCGGGAGTTCGGCCCCCAGGGTGTACGGGTGAACACCGTCTCCCCCGGCGCGGTCAACACCTTCATCTGGGCGTCCCCCGACGCCCTGGGCGGCGCGGTCGCGGCACAGTCCGGGCTCGACCACGCCACCTTCTTCCAGCGGCTGCCCCAGGACTTCGGCATCGCCACCGGCCGTATCACCGAACCTGAGGAAGTCGCGGCCCTGATCGTCTTCCTCCTCTCCGACGCCGCCGGAAACCTCACCGGCGCGGACCACCTCATCGACGGCGGCGCGCTCACGGCGCTCTGA
- a CDS encoding DEAD/DEAH box helicase: MNAKQPTSGRSGPGRQDQERALRGELSVPGTPTPGLPPAGSFAELGLPVELMGTLTRLGVRDPFPIQAATLPSALAGRDILGRARTGSGKTLAFGLALLARTAGLRAEAKRPLALVLVPTRELAQQVSEALAPYAEALGLRTATVVGGLAINRQVAALRAGAEVVVATPGRLADLVARRDCHLDRVRIAVLDEADQMCDMGFLPQVSEALDRMPPGGQRLLFSATLDRNVDHLVRHYLTEPVPATVDRAEGSVATLEHHVLNVHPADKYATATEIAARDGRVLMFLDTKHGVDQFTRHLRSSGIQAGALHSGKSQPQRTHTLARFKDGGLTVLVATNVAARGIHIEHLDLVVNVDPPADAKDYLHRGGRTARAGESGSVVTLVTPGQRRDVNRMMSDAGIRPTVTQVRSGEEKLTSITGAKRPPVQDRTKTGNAAFRGLGTQTGRPPKESRKAAEARRMAEARKASRVRKAR; the protein is encoded by the coding sequence ATGAACGCGAAGCAGCCGACCTCCGGCCGCTCCGGACCCGGCAGGCAGGACCAGGAGAGGGCCCTCCGGGGCGAGCTCTCGGTACCGGGGACACCGACGCCCGGCCTCCCACCGGCCGGGTCCTTCGCGGAGCTGGGACTGCCGGTCGAGCTGATGGGAACGCTGACGCGGCTCGGCGTACGGGACCCCTTCCCGATCCAGGCGGCCACCCTGCCGAGCGCACTGGCAGGCCGGGACATCCTCGGCCGCGCACGGACCGGCTCGGGAAAGACGCTCGCCTTCGGGCTGGCACTCCTCGCCCGTACCGCGGGCCTGCGCGCCGAGGCGAAGCGCCCTCTCGCGCTGGTCCTGGTGCCGACACGGGAACTCGCGCAGCAGGTGAGCGAGGCGCTGGCTCCCTACGCGGAGGCGCTCGGGCTGCGGACGGCGACCGTGGTCGGCGGGCTGGCGATCAACCGGCAGGTGGCGGCGCTCCGGGCCGGTGCCGAGGTCGTGGTGGCGACGCCGGGACGGCTGGCCGATCTTGTCGCCCGGCGGGACTGCCATCTGGACCGGGTGCGGATCGCGGTGCTGGACGAGGCGGACCAGATGTGCGACATGGGATTCCTGCCGCAGGTTTCGGAGGCGCTGGACCGGATGCCTCCGGGCGGGCAGCGGCTGCTGTTCTCCGCGACGCTCGACCGCAACGTCGATCACCTGGTCAGGCACTATCTGACGGAGCCGGTACCGGCCACGGTCGACCGGGCGGAGGGCTCGGTCGCGACGTTGGAGCACCATGTGCTGAACGTCCATCCCGCCGACAAGTACGCGACAGCCACCGAGATCGCGGCCCGGGACGGGCGGGTGCTGATGTTCCTGGACACCAAGCACGGTGTGGACCAGTTCACCCGCCATCTGCGGAGCAGTGGCATACAGGCGGGTGCTCTGCACAGCGGGAAGTCGCAGCCGCAGCGCACGCACACGCTGGCCCGGTTCAAGGACGGCGGGCTCACGGTGCTGGTGGCCACCAACGTCGCCGCCCGTGGCATCCACATCGAGCACCTCGACCTCGTGGTCAACGTCGATCCGCCCGCCGACGCCAAGGACTACCTCCACCGCGGCGGGCGCACCGCGCGTGCCGGGGAGTCCGGCAGCGTGGTCACGCTGGTCACGCCCGGCCAGCGCCGGGACGTGAACCGGATGATGTCGGACGCCGGTATCCGGCCCACGGTCACCCAGGTTCGCTCCGGCGAGGAGAAACTGACCAGCATCACGGGCGCGAAGCGGCCTCCGGTCCAGGACCGGACGAAGACCGGCAACGCGGCGTTCCGGGGTCTGGGCACCCAGACGGGCCGCCCGCCGAAGGAATCCCGCAAGGCCGCGGAGGCCCGCAGGATGGCGGAGGCCCGCAAGGCCAGCCGAGTGCGCAAGGCCCGCTGA
- a CDS encoding SAM-dependent methyltransferase, which yields MSGATPDEPVPVPVPASVDTTKPSIARVYDAFLNGKDNYEVDRAVVRGVQKVAPEAADLAVENRAFLIRVCRFLARQTGVTQYLDCGSGLPTAENTHQVVQRINPESRVVYVDNDPTVLAHSRALLEDSENTFFVSEDIFEPETLLMNEVVRSELDWNQPIALLHLGTLHHYNGEDTRSRKDIVRACTDALPSGSYVAISHFLDPEDEYSDTARKMEDMFLHSMLGSGTFSTRDELLELFNGLDLVDPGLVRCADWWPDGPQLKPLNAAQRCIAGAVARKP from the coding sequence ATGTCCGGTGCGACGCCCGATGAGCCCGTGCCCGTGCCCGTGCCCGCGTCCGTTGACACGACAAAGCCCAGTATCGCCAGGGTGTACGACGCCTTCCTCAACGGCAAGGACAACTACGAGGTCGACCGCGCGGTGGTCCGGGGCGTGCAGAAAGTCGCGCCGGAGGCTGCGGACCTGGCCGTCGAGAACCGCGCCTTCCTGATCCGCGTCTGCCGGTTCCTGGCCCGGCAGACAGGCGTCACCCAGTACCTGGACTGCGGATCGGGGCTGCCGACCGCGGAGAACACCCACCAGGTGGTGCAGCGGATCAACCCGGAGTCGCGGGTCGTCTACGTGGACAACGACCCCACGGTCCTGGCCCACAGCCGGGCGCTGCTGGAGGACAGCGAGAACACCTTCTTCGTCTCCGAGGACATCTTCGAGCCGGAGACACTGCTGATGAACGAGGTCGTACGGTCCGAGCTCGACTGGAACCAGCCGATCGCCCTGCTGCACCTGGGCACGCTGCACCACTACAACGGCGAGGACACACGCTCCCGCAAGGACATCGTGCGCGCCTGCACCGACGCGCTGCCGTCCGGCTCCTACGTGGCGATCAGCCACTTCCTCGACCCGGAGGACGAGTACAGCGACACCGCCCGGAAGATGGAGGACATGTTCCTGCACAGCATGCTGGGCAGTGGCACCTTCTCCACGAGGGACGAACTGCTGGAGTTGTTCAACGGCCTGGACCTGGTCGACCCGGGTCTGGTGCGGTGCGCCGACTGGTGGCCGGACGGACCGCAGCTCAAGCCGCTGAACGCAGCCCAGCGGTGCATCGCCGGTGCCGTCGCGCGAAAGCCATGA
- a CDS encoding peptidase inhibitor family I36 protein, whose protein sequence is MSYPAHSTEGSPRRRTGRRRAVRVRSAVLGAALAATLSMGVVTAPQAAAGNPYLCPQSNFCLWEHADYDGVMLAAVVSIPQVSSYMNDRGSSYWNRTGSWVTLYRDIHFQGGCLMGSIGPQDSATVVPAHVNDQTSSIGFSRERVC, encoded by the coding sequence ATGTCGTACCCAGCGCACAGCACAGAGGGAAGCCCCCGGCGGCGGACCGGCCGCCGACGGGCCGTCCGGGTCAGGTCGGCGGTCCTCGGGGCCGCGCTCGCCGCCACCCTGTCCATGGGAGTGGTGACCGCGCCGCAGGCCGCCGCCGGGAATCCGTATCTCTGCCCGCAGTCGAACTTCTGCCTCTGGGAGCACGCGGACTACGACGGCGTCATGCTCGCCGCGGTGGTCAGCATCCCCCAGGTGAGCTCCTATATGAACGACAGGGGCAGTTCGTACTGGAACCGTACGGGCAGTTGGGTCACCCTGTACCGCGACATCCACTTCCAGGGCGGTTGTCTGATGGGCTCGATCGGCCCTCAGGACAGTGCGACGGTCGTTCCTGCACATGTCAACGATCAGACATCGTCCAT